A portion of the Candidatus Omnitrophota bacterium genome contains these proteins:
- the trxB gene encoding thioredoxin-disulfide reductase encodes MSENIYDIVIIGGGPAGLTAGLYAKRAAMNTVLLERYLPGGQVLLTERIENYPGFPEGITGLELINRMKEQALSIGLAIREDNVIEIKEEKGPAKNFKVITESGSEYKTLSVILAAGATWKHLGVPGEEKFAGRGVSYCATCDGPMFRNKKVVVVGGGDKAVEEGIYLTKFANEVTLIHRRDRLRAAKILQEALFKNKKINLSLNSVVTSIEGDKVVSGVKIKDVRDGKEKEIACQGAFIFIGVDPNSLLLKDKTKTDESGYILTDNNMQTSTEGIFACGDVRNRALQQIVVATGEGAQAAVSAQKYAETLKGTAY; translated from the coding sequence ATGAGTGAAAATATATACGACATAGTTATAATAGGCGGAGGGCCGGCCGGATTGACAGCCGGGCTTTACGCTAAAAGGGCCGCGATGAATACGGTGCTTTTGGAACGGTATTTACCGGGCGGCCAGGTACTTCTTACCGAAAGGATAGAAAATTATCCCGGATTTCCGGAAGGAATAACAGGACTTGAACTGATAAACAGGATGAAAGAGCAGGCGTTAAGTATAGGGCTTGCCATAAGAGAGGATAATGTCATCGAGATAAAAGAAGAAAAAGGCCCGGCAAAAAATTTTAAAGTCATTACAGAAAGCGGCAGCGAATATAAAACGCTTTCAGTCATATTGGCGGCAGGGGCCACATGGAAACATCTTGGCGTACCCGGCGAGGAAAAATTTGCGGGAAGAGGTGTATCCTATTGTGCCACCTGCGACGGGCCGATGTTCAGAAATAAGAAAGTAGTGGTCGTCGGCGGAGGAGACAAGGCAGTTGAAGAGGGGATATATCTCACGAAATTTGCCAATGAGGTTACACTGATCCACCGGCGGGATCGCCTGCGTGCCGCCAAAATCCTTCAGGAAGCGCTTTTTAAGAACAAAAAGATAAATCTCTCGCTTAACTCGGTTGTCACATCAATAGAAGGCGATAAAGTTGTAAGCGGCGTAAAAATAAAAGATGTCCGTGACGGCAAAGAAAAAGAAATAGCATGCCAGGGCGCCTTTATTTTTATAGGGGTAGACCCGAACAGCCTTCTTCTGAAAGACAAGACGAAGACAGATGAAAGCGGTTATATACTTACCGATAATAATATGCAGACGTCCACGGAGGGTATCTTTGCATGCGGAGACGTGCGCAACAGGGCTCTGCAGCAGATAGTCGTCGCAACAGGGGAAGGCGCCCAAGCCGCGGTGAGCGCTCAAAAATACGCCGAAACCTTAAAAGGTACCGCTTATTAA
- a CDS encoding amidophosphoribosyltransferase, producing the protein MCGIFGIAGHKEAARLTYLGLYALQHRGEESAGIFSYDGKKVRHHKGMGLVGEVFDEEKIRSLRGSLAIGHVRYSTTGSSHVSNIQPFLVNHMRGHIAIAHNGNLTNVLNLKRAMEEKGSIFQTSMDSEIIAHLLARANKKDYKENIVWALSHLEGAYSLVLMMNDVLVGARDPYGWRPLCLGKVDGAYVLASETCALDLIRAKYVREVEPGEILFITKDGLESIKPFPKKKTAMCIFEYIYFARPDSNIFGKNVYLTRRQLGANLARECPAGKKCDFIMPIPDSGNHAALGFAEVAKIPYGVGIIRNHYIGRTFIQPSQHLRDFSVKVKLNPIKDVLKDKRVTVVEDSIVRGTTSRGRVKALREAGAKEIHMRISSPPIKFPCYYGIDFPTKRELIASNRSVKEIGEFIGVDSLGYISLEGMLNAMLLPKDSFCVACFTGDYPLKPPAKISKYSLENKR; encoded by the coding sequence ATGTGCGGTATATTCGGTATAGCGGGCCATAAAGAAGCGGCAAGGCTTACTTATCTGGGCCTCTACGCCCTTCAGCACCGCGGCGAAGAGAGTGCCGGCATATTTTCTTATGACGGTAAAAAAGTGAGGCACCATAAAGGCATGGGCCTTGTGGGCGAGGTGTTCGACGAGGAGAAGATACGCTCGCTTCGCGGAAGTCTCGCTATCGGCCATGTCCGCTATTCCACCACCGGTTCAAGCCACGTCTCCAATATCCAGCCTTTTTTGGTAAATCATATGAGAGGCCACATAGCGATAGCGCACAACGGAAACCTCACTAACGTTTTAAATCTAAAGCGCGCTATGGAGGAGAAAGGCTCGATCTTCCAGACATCTATGGACTCTGAAATAATAGCGCATCTTCTGGCGCGGGCGAACAAAAAAGACTATAAAGAGAACATTGTATGGGCGCTGTCGCATCTTGAAGGGGCGTATTCGCTAGTTCTCATGATGAACGATGTACTGGTGGGCGCGAGAGACCCTTACGGCTGGCGGCCGCTTTGTTTAGGTAAAGTAGACGGGGCCTATGTCCTGGCGAGCGAGACCTGCGCGCTTGACCTCATCCGCGCAAAATATGTGAGGGAAGTAGAGCCCGGGGAAATATTGTTTATTACGAAAGACGGCCTTGAGTCGATAAAGCCTTTTCCGAAAAAGAAGACAGCGATGTGTATATTTGAATATATATATTTTGCGCGGCCCGACAGCAATATCTTCGGCAAAAATGTGTATCTGACTAGAAGGCAGCTTGGCGCGAATCTTGCCCGCGAATGCCCCGCAGGAAAGAAATGTGATTTTATCATGCCGATCCCCGATTCCGGAAATCATGCGGCGCTGGGTTTCGCGGAGGTAGCGAAGATACCTTACGGCGTCGGCATTATAAGAAACCATTATATAGGCAGGACATTTATCCAGCCGTCTCAGCACCTGAGAGATTTTAGCGTTAAAGTAAAATTGAACCCGATAAAAGATGTCCTTAAGGATAAAAGGGTAACCGTGGTGGAAGATTCCATCGTGCGGGGGACAACGAGCCGCGGCAGGGTAAAGGCGCTCCGCGAAGCCGGCGCCAAAGAGATCCATATGCGCATAAGTTCGCCGCCGATAAAATTCCCCTGTTATTACGGCATAGACTTTCCGACAAAGAGGGAGCTGATAGCGTCAAACCGGTCCGTTAAAGAGATAGGAGAGTTTATAGGCGTAGATTCACTTGGCTATATCAGCCTGGAAGGCATGCTGAACGCCATGTTATTGCCGAAGGATTCCTTTTGCGTGGCATGTTTTACGGGAGATTATCCCCTAAAGCCGCCGGCAAAGATATCAAAATATTCACTGGAAAATAAAAGATGA
- a CDS encoding B12-binding domain-containing radical SAM protein: MSKKKILFIYPSSYDSQNRLIKSRKSFVPSRTLPYLAALTPRSYETRIIDELMDDLTFDEDVDLVALTGMLRHIPRAIDIAKEFQKRGVPSLIGGVGAFSLRNMVEESGAFESFIIGEVDETWQEILHDFEAGQLKRRYECATPPELSGLPPARFDLLNMKKYMRSFVNAKDPLVLIETSRGCPHNCSFCLVTRYFGKKMRYRPIGEVVDEIKYQGAKHIMFTDDNIAINPARARELFQAIKPLGIQWLGQFESRMIESPELLRLAAESGCRTAFVGIESIDKNNLVSIDKHQSARLDFKDVVNGFKEAGMDLFASLIFGMDHDTAEIIDRTIEQSIELNIDAIIPWMLTPIPGTACYDDFKKDNRLTHENYSLYDFFHPAIRTKQMSTAEFEEHYWQGLRRFYSLPSILLRAWRGRKLNVTWFLCSLYFHQQVKRGLHPFAGYS, encoded by the coding sequence ATGAGCAAGAAAAAAATACTTTTCATCTATCCTTCGTCCTACGATAGCCAAAACCGCTTGATAAAAAGCAGGAAATCGTTTGTTCCCTCGCGCACGCTTCCATATCTTGCAGCTTTGACGCCGCGAAGCTACGAAACGCGGATCATCGATGAATTAATGGATGATTTGACCTTCGATGAAGATGTGGATCTGGTTGCGTTAACCGGCATGCTTCGTCATATACCGCGCGCCATAGATATCGCCAAAGAATTCCAAAAACGCGGAGTGCCTTCTCTTATCGGGGGTGTCGGAGCATTCTCACTTCGCAATATGGTAGAAGAAAGCGGCGCCTTTGAATCTTTTATCATCGGAGAAGTGGACGAAACATGGCAGGAGATTCTGCATGATTTTGAGGCAGGGCAATTAAAAAGGCGTTATGAATGCGCCACCCCTCCCGAGCTTTCGGGCTTACCTCCGGCGCGCTTCGACCTGCTTAATATGAAAAAATATATGAGGTCTTTTGTAAACGCAAAAGATCCTCTTGTGCTGATCGAGACAAGCAGAGGTTGTCCGCATAACTGTAGCTTTTGCCTCGTAACGCGTTATTTCGGGAAGAAGATGCGCTATCGTCCCATCGGCGAAGTCGTTGATGAGATAAAATATCAGGGAGCAAAACATATAATGTTTACGGATGACAATATTGCTATAAACCCTGCGCGGGCCCGGGAATTATTTCAGGCCATAAAGCCGCTGGGGATCCAGTGGCTCGGACAATTTGAAAGCAGGATGATCGAAAGCCCCGAACTGTTGCGACTGGCCGCCGAAAGCGGCTGCCGGACCGCCTTTGTGGGAATTGAATCGATCGACAAAAATAATCTGGTTTCAATCGATAAGCATCAAAGCGCTCGGCTTGATTTCAAAGATGTTGTGAACGGCTTTAAAGAAGCAGGCATGGATCTCTTTGCCAGCCTTATTTTCGGGATGGATCATGATACGGCAGAGATAATCGACCGCACAATAGAGCAGTCGATAGAGCTGAACATAGATGCTATTATTCCCTGGATGCTTACTCCCATACCCGGGACGGCGTGTTACGATGATTTTAAGAAAGATAATCGCCTGACCCATGAAAATTATTCCTTATATGATTTTTTTCATCCTGCCATCCGGACGAAACAAATGTCCACGGCCGAATTCGAGGAACACTATTGGCAGGGATTAAGGCGGTTTTATAGCTTGCCCTCCATTTTACTGCGGGCATGGCGCGGCAGGAAATTGAATGTAACATGGTTTTTATGCAGTCTATACTTTCACCAACAGGTTAAAAGAGGGTTGCATCCATTTGCGGGGTATTCGTAA
- a CDS encoding DUF1559 domain-containing protein encodes MTNAMNKKAFTLIELLVVIVIIGILAALIVPVMGRAREGARRAQCANNLRQHGIAWYLYLDDHNECFPKAGDPPSGVGCGVASFGGKAGSSLGYETYTATMRPLNRYLDVDNTSSAEIFHCPDDTKASSGDKTNFAAWGNSYSCNWSILAFGSPATQRPLSTITSPRSKVYLEMCMPSTNPGHGGKGSVSPNTPVMVLFVDGHVKGPYLYYNDLDQTRQGDYPERPVYYFPNTTE; translated from the coding sequence ATGACTAATGCTATGAATAAAAAAGCATTTACCTTAATCGAACTTCTTGTCGTGATAGTAATTATCGGTATTCTTGCGGCTTTAATAGTACCTGTTATGGGCAGGGCAAGGGAAGGTGCACGGCGTGCACAGTGTGCCAATAACCTTCGTCAGCATGGGATTGCGTGGTATCTGTACCTCGATGACCATAATGAGTGTTTTCCGAAAGCTGGTGATCCGCCAAGTGGTGTTGGATGCGGTGTCGCCTCATTTGGCGGCAAGGCTGGGAGCTCCCTAGGATATGAAACCTACACTGCTACTATGCGACCTCTAAACCGTTACCTTGATGTAGATAATACTAGTTCTGCGGAGATTTTTCATTGTCCCGATGATACAAAAGCATCCTCTGGTGATAAAACGAATTTTGCCGCTTGGGGAAACTCTTATTCCTGCAATTGGAGTATCCTTGCATTTGGATCTCCTGCCACGCAAAGACCTCTATCCACAATAACTTCACCTAGAAGTAAAGTCTATTTGGAAATGTGTATGCCTAGTACGAACCCTGGGCATGGCGGAAAGGGTTCTGTTTCTCCAAACACTCCTGTTATGGTGCTTTTTGTAGATGGGCATGTAAAAGGACCGTATTTATACTATAATGATTTGGACCAGACAAGGCAGGGTGACTATCCCGAAAGGCCCGTATATTATTTCCCTAACACGACCGAATAA
- a CDS encoding type II secretion system GspH family protein — MNKKAFTLIELLVVIVIVGMLAAILLPVFGKAREAARRAMC, encoded by the coding sequence ATGAATAAAAAAGCCTTTACTCTAATAGAACTTCTCGTAGTAATAGTAATTGTTGGAATGCTGGCGGCTATACTTCTTCCTGTATTTGGAAAGGCACGAGAAGCCGCAAGAAGAGCCATGTGTG
- a CDS encoding B12-binding domain-containing radical SAM protein, producing the protein MKYKHALFLNPYMRSASSTAIGMFPPTGLEYVATSARNLAGKLTLLDLRYDKEVCDTEKLLDFVRKEVDFVGVSITWNRDFEKVCDLLNLMPDDIPLIVGGYKATECVEEIFENCPKVDIIVRGEGEETIRDILNGNPPETTLGISYRKDGKVIHNNNRPLPDINTITPPDRSMRRNNYHIIANGVRVANTSFDTILSSRGCPYNCKFCTFSLNPLGQKRDYAGRAPESVVKEIEGTNADFILFSDDNFFTDTKRSGEICDLIVKRKIKKRFLAQARIDVARHPELLEKAVKAGFKMILVGIESPHDRILASFNKGFNQAEIRKYFSVLTKYPILYHGNFIYGNIGETEEEMLYIAKFAREIGVDSVAFSRLRVDKYSPLREVVAKTPGYHLTDRGQLYSDTYSHDALKKIHRKIKFSFYTPGKLLHLGWKFATVGFLTFPEVVSFFISGPVLLKGVIAREIHKNRLGDSLKRIFRPHA; encoded by the coding sequence ATGAAATATAAGCACGCTTTATTTTTAAACCCCTATATGCGGAGCGCATCATCAACCGCGATAGGTATGTTTCCGCCTACTGGGCTTGAATACGTGGCAACAAGTGCCAGAAATCTGGCCGGCAAACTGACGCTCCTTGACTTAAGATACGATAAGGAAGTATGCGATACCGAAAAACTCCTGGATTTTGTACGGAAAGAAGTAGATTTTGTGGGAGTCAGCATTACATGGAACCGCGATTTTGAAAAGGTCTGCGACCTCTTAAATTTAATGCCTGATGATATACCTCTTATTGTGGGAGGCTATAAGGCAACAGAATGCGTTGAGGAGATTTTCGAAAATTGCCCAAAAGTAGATATTATTGTGAGAGGCGAGGGCGAGGAGACGATAAGGGACATCCTGAACGGCAACCCTCCTGAAACCACTCTCGGCATTTCTTATAGAAAAGACGGTAAAGTAATCCACAATAACAATAGGCCCCTGCCCGATATAAATACCATAACACCTCCGGATCGCAGCATGAGGCGCAATAATTACCATATAATAGCAAACGGCGTACGGGTGGCGAATACGTCGTTCGACACGATATTAAGTTCAAGAGGGTGCCCTTACAATTGTAAATTTTGCACGTTTAGCCTGAATCCGCTCGGCCAGAAACGCGACTACGCGGGACGCGCCCCTGAAAGCGTCGTCAAAGAAATAGAAGGAACAAACGCGGATTTCATACTTTTTAGCGATGATAACTTTTTTACCGACACCAAAAGGTCCGGCGAGATCTGCGATTTAATCGTAAAACGTAAAATAAAGAAACGTTTTTTGGCGCAGGCGCGTATTGATGTAGCCCGCCACCCTGAGCTTTTGGAAAAAGCGGTTAAGGCCGGATTCAAAATGATATTAGTGGGCATAGAATCGCCGCATGACCGCATACTTGCCAGTTTTAATAAAGGCTTCAACCAGGCGGAGATAAGGAAATACTTTTCGGTACTTACGAAATATCCAATTCTCTATCACGGCAATTTTATCTACGGCAATATAGGCGAGACCGAAGAGGAGATGCTGTATATCGCAAAATTTGCCAGAGAAATAGGCGTTGATTCGGTGGCTTTCAGCAGGCTGAGGGTGGATAAATATTCGCCCCTTAGAGAAGTTGTGGCAAAAACTCCAGGGTATCATCTTACCGACAGAGGCCAGCTTTATTCGGATACTTACAGCCACGACGCGTTGAAAAAAATACACAGGAAGATAAAATTTTCTTTCTATACGCCCGGTAAACTGCTTCACCTGGGGTGGAAATTCGCAACCGTAGGATTTCTTACTTTTCCCGAAGTCGTATCTTTTTTTATTTCCGGTCCGGTTTTACTGAAGGGCGTTATAGCCAGAGAAATACACAAAAATCGGCTCGGCGATTCCCTAAAACGCATATTCAGGCCTCACGCATAA